The DNA segment TTCACGTAAAAATTTTAATGAATCGTTTATATAGGGATCATCAGAAATATCAATTAACCATTGATATGTTGCACGTGCTTTTTCTTCTGCTGCGATATCTTCATATAAGTCTGCGATGGGATCTCCTTTTGCTTGAATATACGTAGCGGTAAATGGAACACCCGCTGCATTGTGATAAAAGAGAGAATGTCCGTGACTCACAAAATGGGCTCCTAGTCCTGCTTCTACTAATTGGTCAGGAGTTGCATCTACTGTCAATTTGTAAATCATCGCTGCAATCATTTCCAAGTGATTAAATTCTTCTGTCGAAATATCAGTCAATAATCCAATAACTTTATCAGGTACTGTATAACGTTGGTTCATATACCTTAAGGCAGCTGCCAGTTCCCCGTCTGCACCTCCGTACTGTTCCATTAAAAATTTCGCTAACATT comes from the Paenisporosarcina antarctica genome and includes:
- a CDS encoding manganese catalase family protein, which gives rise to MWIYDKKLQYPVEVRDTNPMLAKFLMEQYGGADGELAAALRYMNQRYTVPDKVIGLLTDISTEEFNHLEMIAAMIYKLTVDATPDQLVEAGLGAHFVSHGHSLFYHNAAGVPFTATYIQAKGDPIADLYEDIAAEEKARATYQWLIDISDDPYINDSLKFLRERENVHSMRFREAVEMLKEDQVQKKIF